TTCACCGTCCACGGCAGCTCGAGCACGGTGTCCAGCCAGGTCCGGATCCATCCCGATTCCGGGCTTTGATCGCTGGCTCGTTCCAGCCTGCCGACTTCGCGCAACGCGGCCTCGCGAACCGTGTCGGGCAGGTCCGCCTGTTCGACGCGGGTGCGGTAGTCGTCGGCGCCGTCCGGCTCGTCCTCGCCGAGCTCCTTGCGGATGGCGTTGAGCTGCTGGCGGAGCAGGAATTCGCGCTGGCTCTTCTCCATGCCCTCGCGCACGTCTTCGCTGATCTTCTCGCTGATCTCGGCCTCGGCGATGTGCGCTTTGGTCCACTCGATCAGCGTGGTCAGCCGCTCGGCCACCTCGGGGGTCTCGAGCAGTTCCCGCTTCTGGTCCGAAGTCAGGTACGGGGCGTAGCCCGCGGTGTCGGCGATGGCCGAGGGATCGGTCAGCTGGTTGACCGCGTCGATGATCTGCCAGGCTTCGCGGCGTTGCAGCACCGAGACGACCAGCTTCTTGTATTCGGCGGCCAGTTCCTTGGTGCGGCCGTCGGGAGTGGGACTCTCGACCGGTTCGGCCTCGACCCACAGCGCGGCGCCCGGCCCGGTGACCCCGTGCCCGATCTTGGCGCGCCGTTCGGCCTTGAGGACGGCCGCGGGGGCTCCGCCGCGCATCCGGCCGACCTGTTCGATGGTGGCGACCACACCGTAGGTGGCGTAGCCCTCGGTCAGCCGCGGCGCGAGCAGCACGGCGTCGGTCTTGGCGGCGCGCGCGGCATCGATCGCGGCCTGCGCGGATTCGTCCAGTTCGATGGGCACGACCATGCCCGGCAGCACGATCGGATCGGTCAGGAACAGCACCGGCAGGTTCTGTGGTGTAGTCACGTCTTCGACCCTTCCAAAAGTTGAGCGATGCCTACTCAACCCCGGGGCGTCCGGCTTTGTTCCGCCCCGACCGGTCCGTTCGCTCACGGCGAAGACCCGCCGAGCGTTGACACCCCGTCCAAGGCAATGAGAACGTGAGGACATTGATATCTCATACCGGCGGTACCGCCGGATCGGCTTGAGGAGTCCCATCGATGTCGTCGCTCGCCGCTGGCGTGTTCATCGACTGGGAAGGTTTGACCGGGCAGCCGAAGTTCGTGGTCGACCTGATCACATTCCCGATCTTCAGCGCGCTGGCGGGCTGGCTGACCAACTGGACCGGCGTGCTGATGTTGTTCTGGCCGATCATCTTTCGTGGCGTCCGGATTCCCGGCCTGCACGTGCTCTATCCCTATTTCCCGCGCCGCGTCCAAGTACTGCCGACCTTCTCCGGCGACGGTCGCCGCCTCGGCTTCCAGGGCTTCATCCCGGCGCGTGCGGAGAAGATGGCCAGCATCTGCGTGGACAAGGCCCTGATGCGGATCGGCAGTCCCAAGGACTTCATTCACGAACTCGATCTCGACGGCATCGCCGACTACATCGCGGTCCTCGCGCGCGAGCAAGTGCGCCCCCTGGTGGACGAGTTGATGTACCGGGAGAACCCCGACCTGTGGCGCACGGTGCCGCGCGCCGCCAAGCAGCTGATCTACCAGCGGGTGGATCGCGAACTGCCCGCCTTGTCACGTCGCGCGTTCGCCTCGCTCGGCGACAACGTCGACCAGCTGATCGGCATCAAGGGCTTCGTGATCCGCTACCTGCAGGACAACCCGGCCATCCTCAAGGACCTGACCACCACCATCGCGGCGCCCGAGCTGCGCTTCATGGTGCGCATCGGCCTGCTCGGCGCGCCCTTCGGCGTGCTACTGGCCCTGTATCTGCACGTGCACCAGCACATTCCGGTGCTGGGCTGGATTCCGGGCTGGGTGATCGTCCTGCTCGCCTCGGCCGCGATCGGCGTGATCGTGAACGTCATCGCGGTGAAGATGGTGTTCGAGCCGGGCGACCCGCAACCGAGGTACAAGTACCTGTGGAAGCAGGCGCTGCTGGCGAAACGGCAGCCACAGGCGGCCACCGATCTGGCGCACATCCTGGCCTACCAGGTGCTCACGCTGCCGAACTTGTCCAAGGAGCTGCTGGAGGGCCCGAACGGGGACAAGACCAGGCAGTTGCTGGAGCGCTTGATCGCCGACGAGATCCATCGCCAGCTCGGGCCGACGACCTCACTGGTGCGAGCGGCGCTGGGGCGCCGCCAATTCGACAACCTCACGGTGGGCGCGGCGGGGGCCGCGGTCGGGCTGGCCCCGACCCTGGTCGAGGACGAGGAGTTCACCCTGGCGCAGGCCAAGACCATCGACGACTTCGCGGCGCGCAAGTTGCGGCGGCTCACGCCGGGGGAGTTCATGGAGATGTTCTACGCGTCCGTCGAACAGGACGCCTGGCTGCTGTATCTGCACGGCGCGGTCCTCGGCCTGGTCGTGGGAGCCGCCCACCTGATGGTCTTCGGCTGGTAGCAGCCCGTAGCGCAAGATAAAACAAGCATGCTTGCCTTTTTTTGACCTCGCTGCGATGCTGGACCACGGCGGCACACGAAGCGGTGTGCCCGGACCGGCAGGGGAACTGATGGCTGACCTAGAGGCGTTGCTCGGCGACTTCGCCGACGAATGCGCGGGCCTGGAACGACTCGTCGCCCCGTTGGCACCCGCGGAGTGGGCGCGCGCCACCCCCGCGCCCGGCTGGACCATCGCCCATCAGATCGGCCATCTGGCTTGGACCGACGAAATCGCGACGATCGCCACCGCGGACGCCGCCCGATTCCAGCAGTTGCTGGCGGAAGCCGGGCCGCGGGCGCTCACGTTCGTCGACGAGGCCGCCGAGAAAGCCGCCACCGAACCACCGGCCGAGCTGCTCGATCGCTGGCGGCGTGGCCGCGCGGGACTCGTCGCCGCGCTGCGCGCGACGCCTCCGGGCGTGAAGTTGCCGTGGTTCGGTCCGCCGATGAGCGCAGCGTCGATGATCACCGCCCGCATCATGGAGACCTGGGCACACGGGCAGGACGTGGCCGATGCCCTGGGCGTGCACCGCACTGCCACGGCGCGGCTGCGCACCGTGGCCCATATCGGCGTGCGCACCAGGAATTTCGCCTACACCGTGCACGGAAAGACCCCGCCCGCGGCGGAATTCCGGGTGGAACTGACCGCACCGGATCGCACGATCTGGGCGTGGGGCCCCGAAGACGCCGAGCAGCGGGTGACCGGATCGGCACTCGATTTCTGCCTGCTGGTGACCCAGCGCCGCCATCCGGACGACCTGGCGATCCACGCGGACGGCGACGACGCCGCGGAATGGCTCACTATCGCACAGGCTTTCGCGGGCCCGACAGGTGAAGGAAGGACAGCGGGCCAGTTCACCTGACCCGCCCCACACCCGACCCGATCGGTGACGATTCGGGAGCGGGCGAGCGCCACACTTGGGTGCGCCGTGTTCATGTCGACGGCCGGACGCCGTTGGCCGGGTGTCTCGAGATGGCAGTCGAGAATGGCGCTCGCCAGCTACCCGAATATTTACCCGTCCGTGTGACCACGGAAACATTGCCGCCATGTAGGCCGTAGCGTGCATCTCTCCTCGCGCTGACCTGCCGGGATGGACAGACGGCTGTGATCCTGCTCGCATCGATGCCGTATCCCGCGCCGCCCCACAGGTAATCTGGACGGGCGTACAGCTTTCCGCGGTGCCGATCGCCTGTGGGAGCAGCGTCGCAGGGAAAGGAACGCATCGTGACAGCACACCGACCTGTCCAGGTCGCGCGGCATGCCGCCATCGTGCTCGCCGGTGCGGCCAGTGTGAGCCTGACCGCCGCAGCGGGCGCCTATATCGTCCAGCAGATCGCCGACATCCAGCGCCCGGATACTCGGATCGCCGCGCCGGTCGTCCCGACCGCCCCGCATGCACCGGACCATGGCCGCGCATACGTCGCCTATCCGGCACTGACAAGCAGCAGTGTCGTTCTGCCCGTTGACATTTCCACCGCCCCCGCTACCGAGCCGGAGATCGCCGAACCGCTCGTCGATTCGCCCGCCGCGCCGCCCCCGCCCGCACCACTCGCCGGCAGCGTCCGCGTCGGCGAGGCCTATGTCGGCGCGCGAGTCACGCGTACCGAGGCCGATACCGTCTCGGTCACCGTGGACACGAACGCCTTGACGATGCTGACCGGTTTCCTCCGCGCGGATCCCGCGCGAGAGAAGCCGGGCACGTCCGCCGTGACCACGATGCGCACCGACTTGAATACCCGGAACGGTGAAGTGCGGCTCGCGCTTTCGGACCCGGGATCGGGCGAGCGTGACCTGCACCTCGATCGCCACGCCAGGCCCGCGTCCACCGGGCAGGCGACCACCGAACACCCACCCGCGACATCGCCGGACAAGACGAGTTCCGCCACGGTGTGACCGACCGCCTACTCTGCTCGGCATGAGCGCCTACGACTTCTGCGTCATCGGCGGCGGCATCGTCGGTGTGGCCACCGCGCACCGGATCCTGGCGCGCAATCCCGGGGCGAGCCTCGTGCTACTGGAGAAAGCCCAGCGTCTGGCCGCCCATCAGACCGGGCACAACAGCGGAGTCATCCACTCCGGCATCTACTATCCGCCGGACAGCCTGAAGGCCACGCTGTGCCGCCGTGGCGCCCGCTGGACCAAGGATTTCGCCGCGGCACACGACATTCCGTACCGGGTCTGCGGAAAATTGCTGGTCGCCACCGACGACGCCGAGTACAAGCGAATGCTCGCGCTGCACGAACGTTCGATCACCAACGGCGTGGCCGTCGAACTGATCGACACGGCGGAACTCACGCGGCGCGAACCGCGCGTCACCGGCGTCGGCGCCCTTTTCGTCCCGGACACCGGCATCATCGACTTCACCCGGGTGGCCGAAGCGCTCGCCGAGGAAGTCCGCGGCGCGGGTGGTGAATTCGTGCTGGGCGCCGAGGTGACCGCGCTCACCGAGAGCACGGACGCGGTGACCGCCGCGGGGCCGACCGGCTCGTGGACGGCGCGCCGCATGGTGGTCTGCGCGGGGCTGCAAGCCGACCGGCTGGCCCGGGCGGCCGGACTGCGCACCGACTTTCGCATCGTTCCCTTCCGCGGCGAGTACTACCAACTGCCGCAGGAGCGCAACGGGCTGGTGCGCACGCTGATCTATCCGATCCCCGATCCGGAATTGCCTTTTCTCGGAGTGCATTTGAGTCCCATGATCGACGGTTCGCTGACCGTGGGGCCGAACGCGGTGCTCGGATTGGCCAGGGAGGGGTATCGCAAAGGCAGCGTCGACCTGACCGACGCGCGAGAAGTGCTCGGATTCCCCGGATTTCACCGTGTCGCCAAGGCGAACGTGCGCACCGGCCTGCGCGAGCTGCGCAACTCGCTGTTCAAGCGCGGATACCTGGCGCAGTGCCGCCGCTACTGTCCGGAGCTGACGCTCGCCGATCTGCTGCCCCGGGAGGCGGGCATTCGCGCGCAGGCGGTCTTGCGGGACGGAACGTTGGTGCACGACTTCATGATCGAGCGCACGGAACGCTCGGTTCATCTGCTCAACGCGCCGTCACCCGCGGCGACCTCGGCCATGCCGATCGCGGAGCACATCGTCGACCAGCTCTGAACGCCTTTCCTTCCCAAGCAACCAGTCGGTCGCACTCTTGCGAATTGGGTCGACCAAATCGTCCAGAGCCCTCGAATAAAGAGGAGAGCTGTAGTACTTTTAACGCCAGTCGTGGAACAGGGAGGGCCTATGGGCCACATCAAGTACGCGAGTGACGTCGGAGCGCCCGTCGAGGTCGCTTTCCATTACACGGACAACCATCTGTTCGTACCGGACTGGATGTTCGGCATCGCGGACTTCGTCCCGACCGGCGAACAGGACCGCGGACTCGGCGCGGTCTTCGCCACCACCACCCGCCTCGCGCTCTGGCAACCGACATCGACCTGCGAGATCACCGAATACCGCCACAACGCGGTGATCGGGTACACGCTGCGCGGGCGCGTCTCCGGCACGCTGCGGCTGCGCTTCGATCCGCTCGGTTACGGACGCTCGGTGCTGACCTCCGAGGCGGAATACCGTCCACCCCGCGGACCGGTCGGGCGCGTGAGCGCGGGTCTGGTGGACGCCGCGGTCAAATCGGCGCTGCGGCGGACGGAGTCGCGGTTACGGAGGGAGATAGAGGAATTCCACGGTACCGATCTTGTCGGTCGGATTGCGTAGGGTGCCAGCCATGATCATCGTGAGCACCGACGGATCCTGCCTCCGCAATCCCGGCGGCGCCATCGGCTGGGCTTGGGTCAATCATCAGG
Above is a genomic segment from Nocardia sputorum containing:
- a CDS encoding TIGR03084 family metal-binding protein, encoding MADLEALLGDFADECAGLERLVAPLAPAEWARATPAPGWTIAHQIGHLAWTDEIATIATADAARFQQLLAEAGPRALTFVDEAAEKAATEPPAELLDRWRRGRAGLVAALRATPPGVKLPWFGPPMSAASMITARIMETWAHGQDVADALGVHRTATARLRTVAHIGVRTRNFAYTVHGKTPPAAEFRVELTAPDRTIWAWGPEDAEQRVTGSALDFCLLVTQRRHPDDLAIHADGDDAAEWLTIAQAFAGPTGEGRTAGQFT
- the lhgO gene encoding L-2-hydroxyglutarate oxidase — protein: MSAYDFCVIGGGIVGVATAHRILARNPGASLVLLEKAQRLAAHQTGHNSGVIHSGIYYPPDSLKATLCRRGARWTKDFAAAHDIPYRVCGKLLVATDDAEYKRMLALHERSITNGVAVELIDTAELTRREPRVTGVGALFVPDTGIIDFTRVAEALAEEVRGAGGEFVLGAEVTALTESTDAVTAAGPTGSWTARRMVVCAGLQADRLARAAGLRTDFRIVPFRGEYYQLPQERNGLVRTLIYPIPDPELPFLGVHLSPMIDGSLTVGPNAVLGLAREGYRKGSVDLTDAREVLGFPGFHRVAKANVRTGLRELRNSLFKRGYLAQCRRYCPELTLADLLPREAGIRAQAVLRDGTLVHDFMIERTERSVHLLNAPSPAATSAMPIAEHIVDQL
- a CDS encoding SRPBCC family protein; its protein translation is MGHIKYASDVGAPVEVAFHYTDNHLFVPDWMFGIADFVPTGEQDRGLGAVFATTTRLALWQPTSTCEITEYRHNAVIGYTLRGRVSGTLRLRFDPLGYGRSVLTSEAEYRPPRGPVGRVSAGLVDAAVKSALRRTESRLRREIEEFHGTDLVGRIA